In bacterium, the genomic stretch CGAGGACCGCGATGCGTCCGGCGTGCTGTACGACGTCGACCGGGGTCCCGTAGAGGCGGGTCAGCGTCTCTGAGGTCATCATGCGGTCCACGGTCCCGATGCCCCAGCGCGCACCCGCGAGGAGCAGGATGCGATCCGCGACCGACATGACAGGGTTGACGTCGTGGGTCACAAAGATCACGGTGGCGTCGTGGTCCCGACGCCACCGGGCGATCAGCTGGACGATGACGTGCTGAGAGTGCAGGTCCAGGCTCAAGAGCGGTTCGTCGCACAGGAGCAGGGAGGGGTTGCCGACAAGCGCCTGGGCGATTCGGAGGCGTTGTTGTTCTCCCCCAGACAGCCACCCGATCGGCCTGTCCGCGTAAGACTGGGCGCCGACCAGGGCAACGATCCGATCCACCCGCGCCCGGTTCGCCCGCTCGTTCAACGAGATACCCCAACGGTGTCCGTCGAGGCCCATCAACACAAGGTCGCGTCCTCGCAGCGGCAATTCCGGGTCGAATGCGCGCTGTTGCGGTACGTACCCGATCACCGGGTTGCCCCGGCGGGGCGCGCGGCCGTTGACGAGCACGCTCCCGGCCGTCGGCGGTTGCAGCCCCAACAGGACGCGCAGGAGCGAGGTCTTGCCCGTGCCGTTCGGCCCGATGATGACCAAGAACTCCCCGCGGGGGACTGCGACAGAGAGATCACTCCAGATCGATCGCCCCGACAGCCGCAGCGATGCATGCTCCAGTTGCACGACCCAGTCGGTCACCGGCCCCCACCCACTACATGAAAACTATTTGCACATGACAACCTGATCCACGTTATCATGCGCGGCGAACGTACGTCAAGCGGCCGTGCCGCCGGACGGGCGGGAGGCGCATGGACACGGCGGCGTGACAGCGTCGTGATGCCGTTTCTTCCTAATAGTACTGTACAGGTGGACGACCGCGCCGGCCGAACAACTCGGCGGCACGGACCGTGTCGAGGGAGGCGCACCGTCCGGTGGACCGCAGGACCCGACGACGATTCCTCGCATCGTGCGCGACGCTCGCGGCGTCTGGGGTCGCGGGGTGGTGTGACGCGCCTGGAGCCGTGGCCCAAGTTCCTCTGGTCAACATCCGTACCGGTATGTTCGGAGAGCTGGTGGAGGCGTGGTACGCCGGCCCGCAGGGGATTGTTCGCGCCCGCGTGTCGAGCGACACAGCCGGTGTCGCCTCGCGCGCTACGGTCGAGGTCTTACACGGAGATGCGTTCGTGTTGACGGTCGGTGCGAGCACCCCGATGCGGGCAGCGCCTCAAACGCTGGGGGCTGCGATGCTCGTCGTCCGGGGCGGTGCAACGACCTACCGGCTGCGGTGGGATGCCAGCTCCATCGGCGTCACTGCCCAAGAGTTTCCCTCGCGTGGCGCCGCGCTCGTGGAGGTGCTGACCGGGGGACGGGCGTGGCGCGGCGAATTTGACCTCGAGACCTGGAGCATGCGTGAACCGTGGGAAGGCCCCGGCCTCGATTCCGCGTTCTCGCCAGCTGTAACGGACGCCGCGGTCGCGTTTGCAGCGGTGTTCGAGTCCATCATCGTCCGCTCCGAAGCGTTGTCGGGAGGCGCGTTTGCTCCGGTGCAGGGGCAGTTTCCCGTTGTGCAGGCCGGCACCGCTCAAGCGTCCTGCGACGCCGCGTGCTGGGGAGCGGCGGGAGGCGCGGCGGCGGTCGCCTGCCAAACGGCTCCGGACATCGCGTGCATCCTCGCCACCAGCGTGTGCGGCATCGCCGCGTCTGCGTGCCACGCCGTGTGCCGCGCGTAGTCTCGTCGTGCGTCCGTCTGTGGACCCGCGCGGGGATCCGGCGTGGACCCGGTTCTGAGTCCGGTATCAGGGCTTGTAGACGAGCAGCAGGCTGCCATACGGTGCGTCTGTCGTCCGACTGGCCACCTCCTGACCAGCACGCAGGATCCGCACGGTCAGGTTGCCGGCTTCCTCTTTCTTCGTCAGGCTGACGACAACTGCGATTGCATCCACGCTGTACTGGGCGGGAACCTGCCCCGTGATCGATCGCGTCGTCGCGGTCGTGCCGAGGGATCCTTCAAACGCAGTCCCGGGTGTCCCGGTGATTTCGACGAGCAGCGCGGCCGCAGCTGGTGGCGTCTCCTGATGCTCGGGGACGAACCCAGCGAGCGAACATCCCGAGAGCACCAAACTCATGGCGAGCAACCCGAACAGCCGTGCCGCCACGCGAGACCTCCTTCCGGGTCGAGGGCAGGTCTATCCCCCGGTCCGGACACTGCGCTCGCGGGGTTGTTTGACGCGGCGTGTCCCCGACCCTGCGGCCGGCGATGCCCGACCGAAGTCGCAGCGGGATGGAACGTACAAACTGGTGTTCCCGCCGAGGCCGGATCGCACTTAAGGATCGATACGGCGGTCGAACGATTGACATACGAATAGGCCCCCACTATCCTACAAGGGAACGTCAAAGGAACAGTGAAGAACGGCTCAAACGGCTGAGGATAGGCACGCTCGGCTCGACCGGGATAACGGCATACGGGGACCGGACGTCCGGACTTCCCGACAAAGGCAAACCTCGGGCAACCGAGGGGCGCAAAACCACGGGACCTGCATCCTCAGGTCAGCCGGGTTACCGAAGGAGGTTCGCGAGTGCGAAGGCGACTCGATGGTACCGCGCGGCGCGTGCTCATCCTCTTCATCCCGCTCGTCGTCAGCCTGCTCATCATTCCTCTCACCCAGGCGAAGGGGTCAACAGCGAGTGATTCTAGCGTTGTCGTTCAGTTGAACGCCTCGGCGCCGGCCGCGAGGGTCGACGCTCCGGCCGAATCGCAACTGCTTCAGTTGATCAACGATGCGCGCACGGCGCACGGGTTGTCCCGTTTGTATATGGACCCGTCCCTCCGTTTCGTGGCGCGGGAGCACTCGACGGACATGGCCACTCACGGCTACGTCGGCCACGGTACACTGTCCGGTAGTTCATTTCTGGATCGTCTGTCGCCGGTTGTGCGCCAGGGGGCGGTGGGCGAGAACGTGACGCTGGCTCAGACCGTCGAGGAAGCGCACACGATCTTTCTAGCCAGCACTGGGCATCTGCGCAACATCATGAACCCGGCGTTTCATCGCATTGGCATCGGGGTCGCGAACGCGGGTGATGTGGGCGTGGCGGTCACGGAGGACTTCGCAGAATAGGACGCATCGCCTCGCATCCGCCCCGTCGGCGTTCGCGCGCCTGCGGTGGCCCAGGGAACACGTCGTTCTTATCGCTGGCTGAGCCGATTCGCCGGCCGTGCGGCCGTGGCACATGGTCGGTGCTTACTATCGACTGAAGGAGATCTTGCATCTCATCTTCTCCACAATCTCCCTCTGACTTCCATCCCGATCTATCGAATGAGTCAATCCCGCGATCAATCTGACATGCAATTGGTGACGCGAACGACCGAATTGACGATAAATTCCGTCGATGGTACGCTCGATCATGACAAAGGGATGGTGTGACGGCCCACAAAGATCCTCCAGTCGATAAAGGCAAATCCGCGGTAACGCGGAGACGCAAAGCCGCCGGGCCTAGTTCGCTAGGTCAGCGGGGCTGCCGAAGCTGGACGAGCCCAACCGTCCGGCTTCTTCTCTTTGGCCCAGGTTGGGGGTCTCGGTGGCTCAGATCTCGCACGCGCAGGTGCAAGGCTGCACTCACTACGCGTGAAAGGGGGCGTGGTGGTTGCCACGAGGAGAGGGCGAACAAGGCGTGATGGTTTAGACGGCGCTGTTGGTTCCAGTGAATCACGAGGCGTACGGAAGAGTGCCCGGCCGATAAAGGCAAATCCGCGGTAACGCGGAGACGCAAAGCCGCCGGACCCGGCTCGTTGGGTCAGCGGGGCTACCGAAGCTGGACAAGCCACAGAGTCCAGCTTCTTGTTTTTGACTCGACGCTGCGTCAACGCAGTGAGTGTCTGGACACCGTGCGCGGTAGGCAGGACTACACACGAATTTGGGGGTGGACGATGAAGCAGAAGCCTCGACATTGGGTCGTTCTGGTCGGGCTGATCGGCGCCGCCGTCACGGTGTGGGGAATCCCACTCGCGGGGCAGGCGCAGAGCGCGCAACCGGTAACGCGGACCGAGGGAACGCTGTCTTCGGCCGATTGCAGTGCACTGACCGTAACGCTGAAGACGCCGACGGGGGTGAGAGCGTTCAGGACAACGAGCATCACCGGCGTGGTCGTCGGTGAAGAGTACGGACAGTCTGTGTGCGCCCTTGCCCAGTTTGTCGGCGCCCAGGCGATCGTACTGTCCAGTCCGGTTGACGGTGATCAGGTCGCCGGCCAGGTTGACGTTCTGGCCTTCCCGGCGATTGGTACGATTGGTCCGTTGGGTGCAGATTCCGGAAATGGGAACGGCGGCGGCAGCAGCGGCGGGAGCCACAGCAACAGCGGTAGCAACACGAACAACAACAGCGGCACCTCCGGTGGCAACAATCCCGGTGGTGGCAATCCCGGCGGCGGCAATACCGGTGGCAGCACCGGCGGCAATACCGGTGGCAACACCGGCGGCAACACCGGTGGCGATAATGGTGGTGGCAGTAAAGGCGGCGGAGACGACGGCGGCCACGACGGCGGGCATGATGGTGGCAAGGACGGCGGCAAGGACCGCGGTGGAGACCACGACGGCGGGCATGATGGTGGCAAGGATGGCGGTAAGGACAGCGGTAAGGACCGCGGTGGAGACCACGACGGCGGGCATGATGGTGGTAAGGACGGCGGTAAGGATGGCGGCAAGGATGGTGGCAAGGATGGCGGTAAGGACGGCGGTAAGGACGGTGGCAAGGACGGCGGTAAGGATGGCGGCAAGGATGGCGGTCACGATCAAGGTAGCAACGGCCGCTGGTAGAGTCTGAGCCGAGACTCGCGCGGTGCAGCGGGCGATCGTGCACTAGGCGGTCGTAGGTGCCAGACGAGCTCCTCGATCAGTGAGGCGGCGGTGGAATCTCACCGCCGTCTTGCTTTTCGCCGGAAGCTGCACCGCTAACTCGATCCGCTCTGACACAGAGCACGCTCGCGCCTCGGTCGTCTAGGCCCTGCCAGCGATGGGCATCTTCTCTATGATGAGGGTTCTGTTGAGAGTTCTGGCTAGGGGATTCGTGGTGCCGAGGTCTGCACATGCCCAAGTCCGAGCTCCTGGTCCAAGTGGTCTATAGCGGCAAGGGGTTGCGTGGGCTGCGCGACGCGGGCAGAGACAAGTCGCCGAATACAGCGG encodes the following:
- a CDS encoding CAP domain-containing protein gives rise to the protein MRRRLDGTARRVLILFIPLVVSLLIIPLTQAKGSTASDSSVVVQLNASAPAARVDAPAESQLLQLINDARTAHGLSRLYMDPSLRFVAREHSTDMATHGYVGHGTLSGSSFLDRLSPVVRQGAVGENVTLAQTVEEAHTIFLASTGHLRNIMNPAFHRIGIGVANAGDVGVAVTEDFAE
- a CDS encoding ABC transporter ATP-binding protein, which produces MTDWVVQLEHASLRLSGRSIWSDLSVAVPRGEFLVIIGPNGTGKTSLLRVLLGLQPPTAGSVLVNGRAPRRGNPVIGYVPQQRAFDPELPLRGRDLVLMGLDGHRWGISLNERANRARVDRIVALVGAQSYADRPIGWLSGGEQQRLRIAQALVGNPSLLLCDEPLLSLDLHSQHVIVQLIARWRRDHDATVIFVTHDVNPVMSVADRILLLAGARWGIGTVDRMMTSETLTRLYGTPVDVVQHAGRIAVLGADLGGHDPVAAHMEDGA